From the genome of Bacteroidales bacterium:
TCCGGATGTTGTAATTGCTGGAAAAGCCAATTCGGGATTAGATGGAATGAAAGCAATCAATGAAAATAAACCCGACATTGTTTTCCTTGATATACGTATGCCATTGATGAGCGGATTTGAAATGCTGAAAAAGATACCCGACAGGGATTTTGAAGTAATTTTCACTACGGCTTTTGATGAGTATGCTATTAATGCTATCAGAGCGAGCGCTGTTGATTATCTGCTCAAGCCAATAAAGACACAGGAGTTGATTCAGGCAATCAATAAAGTCAAAGAAACTAAAGAAAAAACAACAAAAAAAGATGAAAAATATGATGTTCTTTTTGAAAATTTAAAATCCTCTATTCCGAAAAAATTGGTTTTTCATACTTTAAGTGGGCTGGAACTTATCAATATCACGGATATTATTTATCTTCAGGCAGAAGGATGTTATACTAAAATATACCTTAACAATGGTGAAAAAACAGTCATATCCAAAAATATCCTCGAAATAGAAAAATTATTGGATAGTAAGCATTTCTTTCGAACTCACA
Proteins encoded in this window:
- a CDS encoding LytTR family DNA-binding domain-containing protein codes for the protein MLKAVIIDDEIDAIEYIELIIKQNCPDVVIAGKANSGLDGMKAINENKPDIVFLDIRMPLMSGFEMLKKIPDRDFEVIFTTAFDEYAINAIRASAVDYLLKPIKTQELIQAINKVKETKEKTTKKDEKYDVLFENLKSSIPKKLVFHTLSGLELINITDIIYLQAEGCYTKIYLNNGEKTVISKNILEIEKLLDSKHFFRTHKSYVVNLQFIKKFSRQKGYVEMLNNSKIEVSHRKKAELMDFIDKYFTIH